One stretch of Prunus persica cultivar Lovell chromosome G1, Prunus_persica_NCBIv2, whole genome shotgun sequence DNA includes these proteins:
- the LOC18793168 gene encoding mitotic spindle checkpoint protein MAD2, with translation MASRTATKDIITLRGSAAIVSEFFGYSANSILYNRGVYPEESFVKVKKYGLPMLLTQDEGLKSFIANLTAQLSEWLESGKLQRVVLVILSKATNEVLERWNFSIETDNEVVEKGESREKSDKEIMREIQAIMRQIASSITYLPCLEEACVFDVLAYTDKDLAVPFTWVESDPKLIANPQIVKLHSFDTKIHKVDTLVSYKNDEWDEQ, from the exons ATGGCTTCAAGAACTGCGACCAAAGACATTATCACTCTGCGTGGTTCCGCGGCTATCGTCAGCGAGTTCTTCG GATATTCAGCGAACAG catTCTGTACAATCGAGGAGTGTATCCTGAAGAAAGCTTTGTAAAGGTGAAGAAATATGGGCTGCCCATGTTGCTTACTCAAGATGAAGGCCTCAAATCCTTCATCGCCAACCTAACTGCTCAGCTTTCTG AATGGCTGGAATCTGGCAAGTTACAGAGAGTTGTTCTGGTCATACTGAGCAAGGCGACTAATGAGGTTCTAGAGAGGTGGAACTTCAGCATTGAGACTGACAATGAGGTCGTTGAGAAGGG GGAGTCGAGGGAAAAGAGTGACAAGGAAATCATGAGGGAGATTCAAGCAATCATGAGGCAGATTGCTTCAAGCATTACTTACTTGCCGTGCCTTGAAGAAGCCT GTGTGTTTGATGTTTTGGCATACACGGATAAAGATCTTGCAGTCCCATTCACTTGGGTCGAGAGTGACCCCAAACTGATTGCAAATCCACAAATTGTGAAATTGCATTCCTTTGACACCAAG ATTCACAAGGTTGACACACTAGTGTCCTACAAGAATGACGAATGGGATGAGCAGTAG
- the LOC18790676 gene encoding putative disease resistance protein RGA1 isoform X2 has protein sequence MEAGKVLEVLYTFPVEGILNKLASLAAREISLFRGFKKKLTKLRQSLLEIQEFLGDVAHQPQQRGKAVEDWVRKLKDIADDADNVLDEINYEDLRRQVELPNQKRKKLSKFLSNSWFRRNMAHKIKDIKDSLVYLKSEASFIGLVAKKIDATPRGIAGDRETNSFFDEDEIVVGRKEDLSKIITILTNSNLDQENLSVMPIVGMGGLGKTTLAKSVFNDDSIGRHFDKKIWVCVSNTFQVNSILSWILEYLNPTKAGIQRQDALLQNLVEELKEKRYFLVLDDVWNEDPQKWSKLMTCVSKLHSAQGSVVIVTTRSASVASITKKVLPMYVLGGLSLDDCWDILKKRAFPYGNAPTAKDLETIGKDIAIKCAGIPLTAKVLGSMLRSKYSIDEWLEIQNSRIWELPEGDERIISVLKLSFDNLKSPSLKQCFAYLSKFKKDFEMEREDLIQLWMAQGFLCSSPNKDMEDIGHEYFAILSQNSLFQEVERSYPHFGIFIKCKMHDLVHDLAKLVSRSEMEDKLENQHVAWDRSKSSERNAEKRRSLFVNGDQALSNNTSLISFKALRVLNLYRADIEELPSSIGVLIHLRYLNVSRTKIKELPKSIGKLYNLQTLRMEDTWNLETFPKEMENLINLRHVYFHRRDEAVSFGMGRLKHLQTISPFFTLDKESNRRIDELGGLNQLKGELIISGLEHVRDGGQARASNLVGKANLRRLTLEWGEYDEERKEKDNDVLEGLRLNSELEFLKIDKFMGSKLASWMMSGLLPLNLTEIRLMRCIECEQVPSLGHLPNLRLVEFSEMSELKCVGVEFYGYNHVNGAAKKKETLFPALKSLTIYYCPALIKWEELPPTDEKVAVFPRLEELTIESCDSLEFIPITLGKGKGMPCLRKLQIEDCEKLSSLPTSLEYCISLQELSIKECDGLTSLPSGLPSCTSLKKLRIASCHNLISLAHLDVSRLQSLSSLEIFYCLKLKYLSLEGLRSLTRLESMKIGAFSEELDSFPDFELPSQIQTLEIEGWPKLKSLPQQQIQHCTCLQVVSIVSFDSVEALPEWLGNLTSLTTLSIRRCKNLVSLPAVEVMQRLTKLKKLVIDTCPRLGGISTLKSGPEWHKISHIPRIDVSR, from the exons ATGGAAGCTGGAAAGGTGTTAGAAGTTCTCTATACTTTTCCTGTCGAGGGAATACTGAACAAGCTGGCTTCACTTGCTGCTCGAGAAATAAGTCTGTTCCGGGGattcaaaaagaaactaaCAAAGCTTCGTCAATCGTTACTCGAGATTCAAGAGTTCTTAGGCGATGTTGCCCACCAGCCACAGCAACGGGGCAAGGCAGTGGAGGACTGGGTGAGGAAACTGAAGGACATAGCTGATGATGCTGACAATGTCTTGGATGAAATCAACTATGAAGATCTCCGCAGGCAAGTAGAACTGCCAAaccaaaagaggaaaaagctAAGCAAATTCCTTTCAAACTCCTGGTTTCGTCGAAACATGGCACATAAAATCAAGGACATCAAGGACTCTTTGGTATATCTCAAATCTGAGGCATCTTTCATTGGACTAGTTGCCAAGAAAATAGATGCAACCCCTCGAGGGATTGCAGGGGATAGAGAAACCAACTCATTCTTTGATGAAGATGAAATCGTGGTTGGAAGGAAGGAGGATCTGTCAAAGATAATTACAATCTTGACTAACTCCAACTTGGATCAAGAAAATCTTTCAGTAATGCCCATTGTAGGAATGGGAGGCCTAGGGAAGACAACTTTGGCTAAGTCAGTATTCAATGATGATTCTATTGGTAGacattttgataaaaaaatatgggtATGTGTATCTAACACTTTTCAGGTCAATTCGATTTTAAGTTGGATATTAGAATATCTTAACCCAACAAAGGCTGGGATACAACGCCAAGATGCATTGCTTCAAAACCTAGTAGAAGaattgaaagagaagagaTATTTTCTCGTGCTTGATGACGTCTGGAACGAAGATCCTCAAAAATGGAGCAAATTGATGACTTGTGTGTCAAAACTTCATAGTGCCCAGGGAAGCGTCGTTATTGTCACTACGCGCAGTGCCAGTGTTGCATCAATCACGAAAAAAGTACTTCCAATGTATGTTTTGGGAGGTCTATCTCTTGATGATTGTTGGGACATATTGAAGAAAAGAGCATTTCCGTATGGTAATGCTCCTACTGCAAAAGATCTAGAAACAATTGGAAAGGATATTGCCATAAAGTGTGCTGGTATACCGTTAACGGCAAAG GTTTTGGGAAGCATGTTGCGTTCTAAATATAGTATCGATGAATGGTTGGAAATTCAAAACAGTAGGATATGGGAATTACCAGAAGGAGATGAAAGAATTATCTCGGTTTTGAAGTTGAGTTTTGATAATTTGAAATCACCTTCTTTGAAACAGTGTTTTGCATATTTGTCAAAGTTCAAGAAAGATTTTGAAATGGAAAGAGAAGACTTGATCCAGCTATGGATGGCTCAAGGATTTCTCTGTTCTTCTCCTAACAAAGATATGGAGGATATAGGTCATGAATATTTTGCAATTCTGTCGCAAAACTCCCTCTTTCAAGAAGTTGAAAGAAGCTATCCCCACTTTGGTATATTTATTAAATGCAAGATGCACGATCTTGTACATGATCTTGCTAAGCTTGTATCAAGATCTGAAATGGAAGATAAACTTGAGAATCAACACGTGGCATGGGATCGTTCTAAAAGTTCTGAAAGAAATGCTGAGAAACGGCGATCACTGTTTGTGAATGGTGATCAAGCCCTTAGTAATAATACATCACTTATAAGCTTTAAGGCTTTGCGTGTTTTAAATTTGTACAGGGCTGATATTGAGGAGCTGCCAAGTTCAATTGGCGTCTTGATACATTTGAGGTATTTGAACGTTTCTCgaacaaaaatcaaagaactCCCGAAGTCTATTGGCAAGCTTTATAACCTACAAACGTTAAGAATGGAGGATACATGGAATCTTGAAACGTTTCCAAAGGAAATGGAAAATTTGATCAACTTGAGGCATGTTTATTTCCATCGTCGTGATGAGGCAGTTTCATTTGGGATGGGACGATTGAAACATCTGCAAACAATATCTCCTTTTTTTACTTTGGACAAGGAAAGTAATCGTAGAATTGACGAGCTGGGTGGCTTAAACCAATTAAAAGGTGAACTAATTATTAGTGGTTTGGAACATGTGAGGGACGGAGGCCAAGCAAGGGCATCAAATTTAGTTGGGAAAGCAAATCTACGAAGGTTGACATTAGAATGGGGGGAGTATGAcgaggaaagaaaagagaaagacaatGATGTACTGGAAGGCCTCCGACTCAACTCTGAGTTAGAATTCTTAAAGATTGACAAATTCATGGGTTCTAAATTAGCATCATGGATGATGAGTGGTTTGTTGCCACTGAATTTGACAGAGATTCGGTTAATGAGATGCATAGAATGCGAACAAGTCCCGTCACTTGGCCATTTACCAAATCTTAGGCTTGTTGAGTTCAGTGAAATGTCAGAGCTTAAATGTGTGGGAGTTGAGTTTTATGGTTATAACCATGTTAACGGTGCggcgaagaagaaagagactTTGTTTCCAGCATTGAAAAGCTTAACTATTTATTATTGCCCAGCTCTAATTAAATGGGAGGAACTGCCACCAACAGATGAGAAAGTAGCGGTGTTTCCCCGCCTTGAGGAGTTGACTATAGAGTCTTGCGACAGTCTCGAGTTCATTCCAATTACCCTGGGCAAGGGGAAGGGAATGCCATGCCTCCGCAAATTGCAGATTGAGGATTGTGAGAAATTATCAAGCTTGCCGACTAGCTTAGAATATTGCATCTCTCTTCAGGAGTTGAGTATCAAGGAATGTGATGGATTGACAAGTCTACCGAGTGGGCTACCATCCTGCACATCTCTTAAGAAGTTGAGAATCGCGTCATGCCACAATTTGATATCTCTGGCACATCTCGATGTATCCAGGTTGCAGTCTCTTTCATCTttagaaatattttattgtttgaaattaaaatatttgtcaTTGGAGGGGCTACGCTCTCTTACGCGTTTAGAATCTATGAAAATTGGTGCGTTTTCGGAGGAGCTCGATTCTTTCCCTGATTTTGAGCTTCCATCACAAATCCAAACTCTAGAGATCGAAGGGTGGCCTAAGCTCAAGTCTCTACCTCAACAACAAATTCAGCACTGCACTTGTCTACAAGTAGTGTCCATAGTCTCTTTCGACAGCGTGGAGGCTCTTCCAGAGTGGTTGGGTAACCTTACATCTCTTACCACCCTGAGTATCCGTCGGTGTAAAAATCTGGTGTCTCTTCCTGCCGTTGAAGTTATGCAACGCCTCACCAAACTAAAAAAGCTAGTGATTGATACATGTCCCCGTCTAGGGGGAATATCCACCCTCAAGAGCGGCCCAGAATGGCACAAGATTTCTCACATCCCACGTATAGATG tttccagATGA
- the LOC18790676 gene encoding putative disease resistance protein RGA1 isoform X1, giving the protein MEAGKVLEVLYTFPVEGILNKLASLAAREISLFRGFKKKLTKLRQSLLEIQEFLGDVAHQPQQRGKAVEDWVRKLKDIADDADNVLDEINYEDLRRQVELPNQKRKKLSKFLSNSWFRRNMAHKIKDIKDSLVYLKSEASFIGLVAKKIDATPRGIAGDRETNSFFDEDEIVVGRKEDLSKIITILTNSNLDQENLSVMPIVGMGGLGKTTLAKSVFNDDSIGRHFDKKIWVCVSNTFQVNSILSWILEYLNPTKAGIQRQDALLQNLVEELKEKRYFLVLDDVWNEDPQKWSKLMTCVSKLHSAQGSVVIVTTRSASVASITKKVLPMYVLGGLSLDDCWDILKKRAFPYGNAPTAKDLETIGKDIAIKCAGIPLTAKVLGSMLRSKYSIDEWLEIQNSRIWELPEGDERIISVLKLSFDNLKSPSLKQCFAYLSKFKKDFEMEREDLIQLWMAQGFLCSSPNKDMEDIGHEYFAILSQNSLFQEVERSYPHFGIFIKCKMHDLVHDLAKLVSRSEMEDKLENQHVAWDRSKSSERNAEKRRSLFVNGDQALSNNTSLISFKALRVLNLYRADIEELPSSIGVLIHLRYLNVSRTKIKELPKSIGKLYNLQTLRMEDTWNLETFPKEMENLINLRHVYFHRRDEAVSFGMGRLKHLQTISPFFTLDKESNRRIDELGGLNQLKGELIISGLEHVRDGGQARASNLVGKANLRRLTLEWGEYDEERKEKDNDVLEGLRLNSELEFLKIDKFMGSKLASWMMSGLLPLNLTEIRLMRCIECEQVPSLGHLPNLRLVEFSEMSELKCVGVEFYGYNHVNGAAKKKETLFPALKSLTIYYCPALIKWEELPPTDEKVAVFPRLEELTIESCDSLEFIPITLGKGKGMPCLRKLQIEDCEKLSSLPTSLEYCISLQELSIKECDGLTSLPSGLPSCTSLKKLRIASCHNLISLAHLDVSRLQSLSSLEIFYCLKLKYLSLEGLRSLTRLESMKIGAFSEELDSFPDFELPSQIQTLEIEGWPKLKSLPQQQIQHCTCLQVVSIVSFDSVEALPEWLGNLTSLTTLSIRRCKNLVSLPAVEVMQRLTKLKKLVIDTCPRLGGISTLKSGPEWHKISHIPRIDDENHRNLFSDDDSTNATPSQIS; this is encoded by the exons ATGGAAGCTGGAAAGGTGTTAGAAGTTCTCTATACTTTTCCTGTCGAGGGAATACTGAACAAGCTGGCTTCACTTGCTGCTCGAGAAATAAGTCTGTTCCGGGGattcaaaaagaaactaaCAAAGCTTCGTCAATCGTTACTCGAGATTCAAGAGTTCTTAGGCGATGTTGCCCACCAGCCACAGCAACGGGGCAAGGCAGTGGAGGACTGGGTGAGGAAACTGAAGGACATAGCTGATGATGCTGACAATGTCTTGGATGAAATCAACTATGAAGATCTCCGCAGGCAAGTAGAACTGCCAAaccaaaagaggaaaaagctAAGCAAATTCCTTTCAAACTCCTGGTTTCGTCGAAACATGGCACATAAAATCAAGGACATCAAGGACTCTTTGGTATATCTCAAATCTGAGGCATCTTTCATTGGACTAGTTGCCAAGAAAATAGATGCAACCCCTCGAGGGATTGCAGGGGATAGAGAAACCAACTCATTCTTTGATGAAGATGAAATCGTGGTTGGAAGGAAGGAGGATCTGTCAAAGATAATTACAATCTTGACTAACTCCAACTTGGATCAAGAAAATCTTTCAGTAATGCCCATTGTAGGAATGGGAGGCCTAGGGAAGACAACTTTGGCTAAGTCAGTATTCAATGATGATTCTATTGGTAGacattttgataaaaaaatatgggtATGTGTATCTAACACTTTTCAGGTCAATTCGATTTTAAGTTGGATATTAGAATATCTTAACCCAACAAAGGCTGGGATACAACGCCAAGATGCATTGCTTCAAAACCTAGTAGAAGaattgaaagagaagagaTATTTTCTCGTGCTTGATGACGTCTGGAACGAAGATCCTCAAAAATGGAGCAAATTGATGACTTGTGTGTCAAAACTTCATAGTGCCCAGGGAAGCGTCGTTATTGTCACTACGCGCAGTGCCAGTGTTGCATCAATCACGAAAAAAGTACTTCCAATGTATGTTTTGGGAGGTCTATCTCTTGATGATTGTTGGGACATATTGAAGAAAAGAGCATTTCCGTATGGTAATGCTCCTACTGCAAAAGATCTAGAAACAATTGGAAAGGATATTGCCATAAAGTGTGCTGGTATACCGTTAACGGCAAAG GTTTTGGGAAGCATGTTGCGTTCTAAATATAGTATCGATGAATGGTTGGAAATTCAAAACAGTAGGATATGGGAATTACCAGAAGGAGATGAAAGAATTATCTCGGTTTTGAAGTTGAGTTTTGATAATTTGAAATCACCTTCTTTGAAACAGTGTTTTGCATATTTGTCAAAGTTCAAGAAAGATTTTGAAATGGAAAGAGAAGACTTGATCCAGCTATGGATGGCTCAAGGATTTCTCTGTTCTTCTCCTAACAAAGATATGGAGGATATAGGTCATGAATATTTTGCAATTCTGTCGCAAAACTCCCTCTTTCAAGAAGTTGAAAGAAGCTATCCCCACTTTGGTATATTTATTAAATGCAAGATGCACGATCTTGTACATGATCTTGCTAAGCTTGTATCAAGATCTGAAATGGAAGATAAACTTGAGAATCAACACGTGGCATGGGATCGTTCTAAAAGTTCTGAAAGAAATGCTGAGAAACGGCGATCACTGTTTGTGAATGGTGATCAAGCCCTTAGTAATAATACATCACTTATAAGCTTTAAGGCTTTGCGTGTTTTAAATTTGTACAGGGCTGATATTGAGGAGCTGCCAAGTTCAATTGGCGTCTTGATACATTTGAGGTATTTGAACGTTTCTCgaacaaaaatcaaagaactCCCGAAGTCTATTGGCAAGCTTTATAACCTACAAACGTTAAGAATGGAGGATACATGGAATCTTGAAACGTTTCCAAAGGAAATGGAAAATTTGATCAACTTGAGGCATGTTTATTTCCATCGTCGTGATGAGGCAGTTTCATTTGGGATGGGACGATTGAAACATCTGCAAACAATATCTCCTTTTTTTACTTTGGACAAGGAAAGTAATCGTAGAATTGACGAGCTGGGTGGCTTAAACCAATTAAAAGGTGAACTAATTATTAGTGGTTTGGAACATGTGAGGGACGGAGGCCAAGCAAGGGCATCAAATTTAGTTGGGAAAGCAAATCTACGAAGGTTGACATTAGAATGGGGGGAGTATGAcgaggaaagaaaagagaaagacaatGATGTACTGGAAGGCCTCCGACTCAACTCTGAGTTAGAATTCTTAAAGATTGACAAATTCATGGGTTCTAAATTAGCATCATGGATGATGAGTGGTTTGTTGCCACTGAATTTGACAGAGATTCGGTTAATGAGATGCATAGAATGCGAACAAGTCCCGTCACTTGGCCATTTACCAAATCTTAGGCTTGTTGAGTTCAGTGAAATGTCAGAGCTTAAATGTGTGGGAGTTGAGTTTTATGGTTATAACCATGTTAACGGTGCggcgaagaagaaagagactTTGTTTCCAGCATTGAAAAGCTTAACTATTTATTATTGCCCAGCTCTAATTAAATGGGAGGAACTGCCACCAACAGATGAGAAAGTAGCGGTGTTTCCCCGCCTTGAGGAGTTGACTATAGAGTCTTGCGACAGTCTCGAGTTCATTCCAATTACCCTGGGCAAGGGGAAGGGAATGCCATGCCTCCGCAAATTGCAGATTGAGGATTGTGAGAAATTATCAAGCTTGCCGACTAGCTTAGAATATTGCATCTCTCTTCAGGAGTTGAGTATCAAGGAATGTGATGGATTGACAAGTCTACCGAGTGGGCTACCATCCTGCACATCTCTTAAGAAGTTGAGAATCGCGTCATGCCACAATTTGATATCTCTGGCACATCTCGATGTATCCAGGTTGCAGTCTCTTTCATCTttagaaatattttattgtttgaaattaaaatatttgtcaTTGGAGGGGCTACGCTCTCTTACGCGTTTAGAATCTATGAAAATTGGTGCGTTTTCGGAGGAGCTCGATTCTTTCCCTGATTTTGAGCTTCCATCACAAATCCAAACTCTAGAGATCGAAGGGTGGCCTAAGCTCAAGTCTCTACCTCAACAACAAATTCAGCACTGCACTTGTCTACAAGTAGTGTCCATAGTCTCTTTCGACAGCGTGGAGGCTCTTCCAGAGTGGTTGGGTAACCTTACATCTCTTACCACCCTGAGTATCCGTCGGTGTAAAAATCTGGTGTCTCTTCCTGCCGTTGAAGTTATGCAACGCCTCACCAAACTAAAAAAGCTAGTGATTGATACATGTCCCCGTCTAGGGGGAATATCCACCCTCAAGAGCGGCCCAGAATGGCACAAGATTTCTCACATCCCACGTATAGATG ATGAGAATCATCGGAATCTTTTTAGTGATGATGATTCGACCAATGCAACCCCTTCACAAATTAGCTAG